A DNA window from candidate division KSB1 bacterium contains the following coding sequences:
- a CDS encoding hydroxymethylglutaryl-CoA reductase, with the protein MSSLLPPRGYSKQHTEKRRKWLVEKTGFYLNEAPPDDPENLKGIIENHVGFMQVPMAVAGPLKISGTYAHGEYYIPLCTLEGTLCMSMTRGLYLTYLSGGFKTTHIKQELSRSPMFRFKEIHETTRFTKWIDENFEQIKKAAESTTNHGKLLRIDTYIIQDSVILDFVYNTAEAAGQNIVTMATFEACKFIKEKYQSEQFIRYYIESNFNCDKNPAYKTILQGRSHQVVASALIKSKLFKRLLHCTPEDYVEAWLKCSSRGSRIAGIVGKNMHIANALAAIYLATGQDIACVAENAVGTIEFELRNKDDLYATLTMPSISVGTVGGGTRLKQQKANLEMLGCSGKNSSKKLAEIVCACALALELSLGGAIVSDEFAQSHAEYGRK; encoded by the coding sequence ATGTCCAGTCTACTACCACCACGGGGTTACTCAAAACAGCACACGGAAAAAAGACGAAAGTGGCTGGTTGAAAAAACCGGGTTCTACTTAAACGAGGCGCCTCCCGACGACCCGGAGAATCTGAAAGGCATTATAGAAAATCACGTTGGTTTTATGCAGGTACCGATGGCGGTGGCCGGGCCGCTTAAAATTTCGGGAACCTATGCCCACGGAGAATATTACATTCCGCTCTGCACTCTGGAAGGCACGCTTTGTATGTCTATGACACGGGGCTTATACCTGACCTATCTTTCCGGCGGGTTCAAAACCACCCACATCAAACAAGAGCTTTCCCGGAGTCCGATGTTCAGATTCAAGGAAATCCATGAAACCACCAGGTTCACAAAGTGGATAGATGAAAATTTTGAACAGATCAAAAAGGCCGCGGAATCTACTACAAATCATGGCAAGCTCCTGAGAATCGATACGTATATCATTCAGGACAGTGTTATTCTCGATTTTGTTTATAATACGGCGGAAGCTGCCGGACAAAACATAGTGACCATGGCGACTTTTGAAGCATGTAAGTTTATTAAAGAAAAATATCAGTCCGAGCAGTTCATCCGCTATTATATTGAGAGTAATTTTAATTGCGACAAAAATCCTGCTTACAAGACCATTCTACAAGGCAGAAGTCATCAAGTCGTTGCGAGCGCGCTCATTAAAAGCAAGCTTTTTAAAAGATTACTTCACTGCACACCAGAGGATTATGTTGAGGCCTGGTTAAAATGTTCAAGCAGGGGATCTCGCATAGCCGGGATTGTTGGAAAAAATATGCATATAGCAAACGCACTCGCGGCAATTTATCTCGCGACCGGCCAGGATATTGCCTGCGTTGCTGAAAATGCCGTCGGTACCATAGAGTTTGAGCTCCGGAATAAAGACGATCTTTATGCTACGCTCACCATGCCTTCTATCAGTGTCGGTACCGTCGGTGGCGGCACGCGATTAAAACAGCAAAAAGCTAATCTCGAAATGCTGGGGTGTTCCGGCAAGAATTCTTCTAAAAAGCTCGCCGAAATCGTTTGTGCTTGTGCGCTTGCCCTGGAGCTCTCCCTGGGTGGCGCGATTGTCAGCGATGAATTTGCCCAGTCTCACGCGGAATACGGGAGAAAATAG